A segment of the Streptomyces sp. ITFR-21 genome:
CGGCGCCGAGACTGAGCAGCACCACCCGGGTGACGAGCGGCCGGAAGGTCACCGGCAGCTCGGCCCGGGTGGTTCGCGGGACGTCGTCGCGGCTCACAGCCGGGCGGCGTGGATGCCGGTGGTCAAGATGGCGCGGGCGCCGAGGTCGTACAGCTCGTCCATGATCCGCTGGGCGTCGGCGGTGGGGACCATGGCGCGGACCGCGACCCAGCCCTCGTGGTGCAGCGGCGAGACGGTGGGCGACTCCAGGCCGGGGGTCAGGGCGACCGCCCGCTCGACCTGCTCGACGCGGATGTCGTAGTCCATCATCACGTAGCGCCGGGCGACCAGGACGCCCTGCAGGCGGCGCAGGAACTGCTGCACCTTGGTGTCCTCGGCCCCGGCGCCGACCCGGCGGATGACGACGGCCTCGGACTCCATGATCGGCTCGCCGAAGGTCTCCAGACCGGCGTTGCGCAGCGAGGTACCGGTCTCCACCACGTCGGCGATGACCTCGGCGACGCCGAGCTTGATCGCGGTCTCCACGGCGCCGTCGAGGTGCACCACGGCGGCGTCCACGCCGTTGTCGGCGAGGTGCTTCTCGACCACGCCCTCGTAGGAGGTGGCGACCGTCATCCCGCCGAGGTCCTGCACGCTGCCGGCGGTGCCGGGCCTGGCCGCGTAGCGGAAGGTGGAGCGGGCGAAGCCGAGCTTGAGGATCTCCTCGGCGTTGGCCCCGGAGTCCAGCAGCAGGTCGCGGCCGGTGACGCCGATGTCGAGCCGGCCGGAGCTGACGTAGATGGCGATGTCGCGCGGGCGCAGGTAGAAGAACTCGACGTCGTTCTCCGCGTCGACCATCACCAGTTCCTTGGACTCCTTGCGCTGCCGGTACCCGGCCTCATGCAGCATGGCCGCCGCCGGTGCGGACAGTGAGCCCTTGTTGGGGACGGCGATGCGCAGCATGAGGACGGGTTCCTTCTGTGGGGCGGCGGTTGGAGGGGGGCCGGGAACGTGTCCGTTCCGGGGACTTCTTACAGGTGGGCGTACACGTCGTCCAGGGAGATGCCCCGGGCGACCATCATCACCTGAACGTGGTAGAGCAGTTGGGAGATCTCCTCGGCGGTGGCGGCGGCGCCCTCGTACTCGGCGGCCATCCACACCTCGGCGGCCTCCTCGACCACCTTCTTGCCGATCGCGTGCACGCCCTTGCCGACGAGTTCCGCCGTACGGGACGTGCCGGGGTCGCCGGTGGCGGCCTTGTGCTGGAGCTCGGTGAAGAGCTCCTCGAATGTCTTGTTGGCCATGGTGGTCCTAAGGGTACGGGGAACGGCCGGCCGCTCAGCGCCGAGGTTCGGCGGCCGAGCGCAGGACGGCGGCGGTGGCGACGGCCGCGGTGACCGCTTCGTGGCCCTTGTCCTCGGCGGAGCCGGGCAGTCCGGCCCGGTCCAGGGCCTGCTGCTCGGTGTCGCAGGTCAGTACGCCGAAGCCGACCGGGACGCCGGTGTCCACGCTGACCTGGGTCAGGCCCGCGGTGACGCCCTGCGAGACGTACTCGAAGTGCGGGGTGCCGCCGCGGATGATCACCCCGAGTGCCACGACCGCGTCGTAGCCGCGGCCGGCCAGCACCTTGGCGGCGACGGGCAGTTCGAAGCTGCCCGGCACCCGCAGCAGGGTCGGCTCCTCGATGCCGAGTTCGCGCAGGGCGCGGACGGCCCCGTCGACGAGGCCGTCCATCACCTGGGTGTGCCACTGGGCCGCGATCACCGCGACACGCAGACCGCCGCTGTTCTCCACGGTCAGCTCGGGGGCGCCCTTACCGCTCACTTCTCTCCTCGGTGCTCAGTGCTCAGTGCTTCGTGCTCGGTGCTTCGTGCTCGGTGCTCGGTGCCTGCGGGTGCGCGGGCGGGTGTTCAGCGGCCGGCCGGGTCGAGCCACGGCAGGTCGTGGCCCATCCGGTCGCGCTTGGTGCGCAGGTAGCGCAGATTGTGCTCCCCGGGGGTGACCGGCATCGGCTCGCTCCCCCGTACGTCCAGGCCGTACCGGATCAGGGCGCCGGTCTTGGCCGGGTTGTTGGTCATCAGCCGCAGTGAGCGGACCCCGAGGTCGGCGAGGATGCTCGCGGCGGCGCCGTAGTCGCGGGCGTCGGCGGGCAGGCCGAGTTCCAGGTTGGCGTCGAGGGTGTCGCGGCCGCGCTCCTGGAGCTCGTAGGCGCGCAGCTTGGACATCAGGCCGATGCCGCGCCCCTCGTGGCCGCGCAGGTACAGCACCACGCCGCGGCCGGCCTCGCTGACCTTGCGCAGCGCGGCCTGCAGCTGCGGGCCGCAGTCGCAGCGCTGCGAGCCGAAGACGTCGCCGGTCAGGCACTCGGAGTGCACCCGGACCAGGACGTCGTGGCCGTCGCCGATGTCGCCGGCCACCAGCGCGACGTGCTCCACGCCGTCATCGGCGGCGCGGTAGCCGTAGGCCCGGAAGTCGCCATGGACGGTGGGCAGCGCGGTGCTGGCCTCGCGGCGGACGGCGGGGGCCGGCGGCGTGGTGGTGCCGGTCTGCGGGCTCGCGGCGGGCTCGGTGGCGCGACGGTAGGCGATCAGGTCCTCGATGGAGATGATCGCCAGGCCGTGCTTGCGGGCGAACGGGAAGAGGTCCGGCAGCCGGGCCATGGTGCCGTCCTCGCGGGCGATCTCCACGATGGCGGCGGCGGGCCGCAGTCCGGCGAGCCGGGCCAGGTCCACCCCGGCCTCGGTGTGGCCGGGGCGGGCGAGCACCCCGCCGGACCGGGCGCGCAGCGGGAAGACGTGCCCGGGGCGGACGAAGTCGGTGGCGACGGCGCCGGGTTCGGTGAGCAGCCGGATGGTGGCGGCCCGGTCGGCGGCGGAGATCCCGGTGGTCACCCCGTGCGCGGCGCTCGCGTCCACCGACACGGCGAAGGCGGTCCGCATCGACTCGGTGTTGGCCTGGACCATCTGCGGCAGCTCCAGCCGGTCCAGTTCGGCTGGCTCCATGGGCACGCAGACCAGTCCGCGGCACTCGCTCATCATGAAGGCGACGATCTGCGGGGTGATCTTCTCGGCGGCGACCACCAGGTCGCCCTCGTTCTCCCGGTTCTCGTCGTCGACGACCACGACGGGCCGGCCGGCGGCGATGTCGGCGATGGCGCGTTCCACCGGGTCGAGCACCAGGTCGGTGTCGTCGTACCAGGAGTCGTGCCGGTCGTGCCCGTCGTGTCCCTCGCGTCCGTCATGTTCATCGTGCTCGTCCTGCAGTACGGTCACGGCGCTCATGCCGTCACTCCTTCCGCGACGGTGGTGGTGCGGTGGGTCTGGTCGCGGCCGGGGGCCGCGGGGGAGCCGCCGCGGGGGCGGACGGCTGTGGACGCCTCGCCGGCCGGCCGGTGCGCGGCGTTCACCGGGCACCGGCCCCGTCGGCGGCGTCGGGGTCCGGCAGCAGCATGCGCTCCACGTACTTGGCGATGACGTCGACTTCGAGGTTGACCGGGTCGCCGGGCTGCTTGATGCCGAGGGTGGTCAGCGCGAGGGTGGTGGGGATCAGGCTGACGGTGAAGTGGTCGGCTGCGGCGTCCACCACGGTGAGGCTGATGCCGTCGACCGTGATGGAGCCCTTCTCCACGACGTAGCGGGCGAGTCCGGCGGGCAGCGCGATCCTGACGATCTCCCAGTGCTCGGCCGGGACGCGCTCCAGTACGGTGCCGGTGCCGTCCACGTGGCCCTGGACGAGGTGACCGCCGAGCCGTCCGCCGAGCGCCATCGGGCGCTCCAGGTTGACCCGGGAGCCGGGGACGAGCGCGCCGAGGCTGGAGCGGTTCAGCGTCTCGGCCATCACGTCGGCGGTGAACGCGCCGTCCTCGTACTCGACCACGGTCAGACAGACGCCGTTGACGGCGATGGAGTCGCCGTGCTTGGCGTCCTCGGTGACGACGGGGCCGCGGACGGTGAAGCGGGAGGCGTCGCCGAGGTTCTCGACGGCGGTGATCTCACCCAGTTCTTCGACGATTCCGGTGAACACTTCAGCTCTCCTGAGTTGCGGTGGGGACGGCGGTGACGCGCAGGTCGGGACCGAGGCGCACGACATCGGTCACGTCGAGCCGCAACGCGTCCGCGATGGTCCTGATTCCTGCCCGGCCGAGGGCGGCGCGGCCGGAGCCGAGCAGGGCGGGGGCGAGGTAGCCGGTGACGGCGTCGACCGCGCCGGCCGCGACGAACGCCCCGGCGAGCGTCGGACCGCCCTCCAGCAGCACCGAGCGCACCCCGCGGCGGTGCAGTTCGGCCAGCAGGGCGGGGATGCGCAGTCCGCCGTCGTCGCCGGGCGGCAGCCGGACGGTGTCCACGCCGGGCAGGTGCGCGGTGTCGGCGTCCTCGGCGACGGCGATCAGGGTCGGGGCGGCGTCGTCCAGCACCCGGGCGCCGAGGGTGGTACGGGCCCGGGTGTCCACCACGACCCGCAGCGGCTGGACGGCCCCGTCGACGCCGCGGACGGCCAGGTGGGGGTCGTCGGCGAGCAGGGTGCCGGAGCCGACCACCACCGCGTCGGACTCGGCGCGCAGCCGGTGCACGTCGGCCCGCGCCTGCGGGGAGGTGATCCAGCGGCTGGAACCGTCGGCGGCGGCGATCCGGCCGTCGAGGGTGGCGGCGTACTTCCAGCGCACATGGGGGCGGCCCTTGCGGACCGCGGTGAGCCAGGCGGTGTTGACCGCCTCCGCCTCGGCGGCGAGCAGCCCGCTCGCCACGTCCACCCCCGCGGCCCGCAGCGTTTGCCCGCCGCCGGCCGCGACCGGGCTGGGGTCGGCGACCGCGTAGACGACCCGGGCGAGTCCGGCCGCGATCAGCGCCTGGGCGCAGGGGCCGGTACGGCCGGTGTGGTTGCAGGGTTCGAGGGTGACCAGCGCGGTGCCGCCCCGGGCGCGTTCCCCGGCGGCGAGCAGTGCGTGCACCTCGGCGTGCGGGCCGCCCGCCCGGCGGTGCCAGCCCTCGCCGGCGACGGCGCCGGACGGGTCCAGGATCACGCACCCGACGACGGGATTGGGCGCGGTGGCGCCGAGCGCGCGAGCCGACAGCGCGACGGCGCGGTACATCGCGTCGGTTTCCGTGGCGGTGGCCACCGGGTCCTCCTGCCTCTCCAGGCACGGACTCCGGGGCGTCGGGAGACTTCGGGCGGAACGCCGCTCCCCCGCACACCGGGACACCCGCGGCACACGCCTCACGCGTGGCCCGCCGGGCGGCGGCGTACCGTGGACAACGCCCGCCGCGCACTGCCTCCCATCCGGACTTTAACCGTCGGTCCAGGAGTTTCACCTGGTCAACCGGCCGCAGGCTGCGGTCGGGTCGCGGACTGTAACCGCCGGTTCGGAATTGCACCGACCCCGGAGTGCGCAAACGTCACTGATACGCCCCCGATTTTGCCACGCCGCAAAGGCTGTGGCCCGGCCATCGCCTGTGCGCTGCCTCACACGACGGCGATGTTTATCCCGCTTTTTCCCCATGTCTCCGCCCCGCGGGTGCCGCCCGGTCTCAGCCGGCCGGGGCGAACAGGACCTCCTGCGCCGCGTCCAGCGCCGTGACCACCGCGCCCCGCAGGATCGCCATGCCCTCCACCGCAGTGGTCAGGACCGTGGTGCGCAGCGGCGAGAGCCGGGCCAGTTGCTCGTCGACGAGGGCGGCGAGCAGCGGGCCGCCGCCCTGCCCCACCTCGCCGGCCAGGACGACCCGCCCGGGGTCGAGCACCGCGCAGATCGCCGCGGCACCGACCGCGATCCGCGCCGCCAGCTCCGCCAGGAACGGCCGGCCGGCGGGCCCCGCCGCAACTGCGGCCCGCACCGCCTCCCCGGCCGCCGCCGCGTCGCCCGCCGCCCCCGCCGCGAAGCCGTGTGCGCGGGCCAGCGCGCAGACCGCGCGGCTGCCGACCAGTCCGTGGTAGCCGTTGTCGCAGTCCGTCGCGGTCGGCAGCTCCCCGGTCAGGGACAGCGGCAGGAACCCCACCTCGCCGGCGCCGCCGGAGACCCCGCGCCGCAGCCGCCCGTCGAGCACGACCCCCGCGCCCACGCCGCCGCCGATCCACAGCAGCACGAAGGTGTCCGGCTCCCCCGCCGGGCGGCTCCGCTGCTCGGCCACCGCCGCCAGGTTGACCTCGTTCTCCAGCAGCACCGGCACCCCGAGCCGCTTGCGGACCTCGTCCACCAGGTCGCCGTGCCAGGCCGGCAGCGCCCCGGAGGAGCTGAGCCGCCCGGTGACCGGGTCGACCAGACCGGGGGCGCCGAAGACGACGGTGTGCAGCCCGGCGGCAGCGCCGGCCTTCCGCGCGGTGTCCTGGAGCAGCGCGATCCCGTCCTCGACGATCCGCTCCGGCGCCGCGTCCTCGGTTACCGGCAGCACCGCGCGGGCGGCCGGGCGGCCGAGCAGGTCGGCGATCTCCACCCCGATGCTCTCGATCCGCACGTCGAGCCCGGCGACATACGCCCGGCCGGCGACGATCCCGTAGACCCGCGCGTTGGGGCCGCGCCGGGCCTCACCCGCCTCGCCGACCACCTCGATCAGCCCGGACTCCTGGAGCCGCTCGACGAGGTCGGCCACGCTGGGCCGGGACATGCCGGTGAGTTCCTTCAGCTGCCCGGCGGTGAGCGGCCCTTCCTCCTGGAGCAGGCGCAGCGCGAGCCGGTCGTTGATGGCGCGGGCGGTACGCGGCGACGCGTTGCGCCCGGGGTGCGCGCGGGTCACGGTCATACGGCGATCCTTCCAGACCGGAAAACCCTTATCGTTCAGGTAGCCTTCCTGATAGTTTACCGGCCATGCAGAGCGCTGACGCCACCGGGCGCGCCCCCGCCTCCGCCCGCCGGGCCCACGTGACCATAGCCATGGCCTTCGCCGTGCACGGCGCGGCGAGCGGCACCTTCGCCACCCGGATCCCCTGGATCAAGGACCATCTGCATCTGAGCGCGGGCCAGTTGGGTCTGGCCCTGGTCTGCCCGGCGATCGGTTCCTCGCTGCTGATGCCGCTGGCCGGGCGGCTGATGCACCGCTTCGGCTCGCGGGCCGCGCTGCGGCTGCTGCTCGGCCTGTGGTGCGTGGTGCTCCCGCTGCCGGCGCTCGCCCCGGGGCTGCCCTGGCTCTGCCTCGCCCTGCTCGTCTTCGGCGCCAGCGCCGGGATGACGGACGTGGTGATGAACGCGCTGGGGGTCGCCGTCGAGGAGCGGAAGGGCAGGTCGATCATGTCGGGGCTGCACGGCATGTGGAGCCTGGGCACCCTGGTCGGCGCCGGTATCGGCGTGCCGGCCACCCACGCGGACCTCGACGCCCGCGTCCATCTGGGCGCGGTGGCGGCGCTGCTGCTGGCGGTCGCGCTGCTGGTGTGCCGCGCCGCCCCCGACGTACGGCCGGCCGCGGACGAGAAGGCCCCGCCGCGCTTCGCGCTGCCGCCGCGCGCCGCCCTGGTGATCGGCGGCATCGGCTTCTGCGGCACCTTCGCCGAGGGCGGCAGCTCCGACTGGTGCGCGGTGTACCTGCGGGACGTCACGCACGCCTCAGCGGCGACGGCCGCGCTGGCGTACGCCTGCTTCTCGGCCGCGATGGTGACCACCCGGCTGCTGGGCGACCTCGCGGTCCGGCGGCTGGGCCCGGTGGCCACCCTGCGCGCCGGCGGGGTGGTCGCGACCGCCGGCGGCACGCTGGTGGTGCTCTCGGACGCGCCGGTGACCGCGATCGCCGGTTTCGCACTGCTCGGCATCGGGGTCTCCACAGTGGTGCCGCTGTGCTTCGCGGCGGCCGGCCGGCGAGGCCCGGTGCCGAGCCAGGCGATCGCCGGGGTGGCGACGGTCACCTACACCTCGGGACTGATCGCCCCGGCCGCCATCGGCGGTATCGCCGGGGCGAGTTCGCTGACCGCGTCCTTCACCCTGGTCACGGTGCTGGCGCTGGGCCTGGTGCTGGGCGCGGGGGTGGTACGGGCGCCGGCCACGGCGGTCGCCGGCTCCCCGGCGCCCGCCGCGCTGCCGTCCCCCACGTCGGTGGACTGACGGCGGGTGGCGGGAGGACCAGAGGGTGGCGTCCCCGGGGCGCAGGCCCGCGGGTCGCTCGGTCGGCCGGTGGTCCGGACCTCGGCGGGAGAAGAGGTCCGGCGGGCACGCACGGGGGAATCGAGCCCGCCGGACCGTGCTCATTACGTTAGCGTCCCGTCGCGGTCCGTTGGGCCCGGCGGCCCCAATTCATGCCGCGGGAATACGCCATGGCACAGGCGCGCCGCCATCATCCTTACGCAGTACGGCAGTTGGGCGGCTCGCGGCACGTTTTTCGGCCCCGCCGGGCACCGGTTTCAGCCGACTGCCAAATTCTGCAGACCCACCACGTGCAGCAGCCGCAGCCGCTCGTGGGACTCGGTGCCCGGACGGGCGCTGTGCACGACCAGCCGCTGGTCGTGGTCGGCGCTCAGCAGCACCTCGCAGTCCAGCACCAGCTCGCCGACCACCGGGTGCAGGACGCGCTTGACGTCGGTACGCCACACCGCCACCTGGTGGTCCTCCCACAGCCGGGCGAACAGCGGGCTGGCCGCGCGCAGTTCGGCCGCCAGCGCGGCCGGCCGCGGATCGTCGGGCCGGGCGGCGAGCAGCGCCCGCAGCCCGGCCACGTGGTTGCGGGCCAGCCGCTCGTGGTCCTCGGCCGGGTACAGCGCGAGCGTCTGGGGTTCGGTGAACATCCGCCGGATGATGTTGCGGGCCAGCGGCGGGCGCGCCGAGATGTCGCCGAACAGCGCGGCGGCCATCAGGTTCTGCGCCAGGATGTCGCCGAAGTCGGTGATCACCTGGGCCGGGGTGTCGTGCAGCCGGTCCAGCACCAGCAGCAGCCCGGGGCGGACGTACCCGCTGCCCACCGCCTCCCGGGGCGGTTCCTCGCCCGACAGGTGGAACAGGTGGTTGCGCTCGTCCACGCTCAGCCGCAGCGCGCGGGCGATCGCGGCCAGCATCTGCCGTGAGGGGCGGGAGCCGCGGCCCTGCTCCAGCCGGGTGTAGTAGTCCACCGACATGCCGGCCAGCTGGGCCACCTCCTCCCGGCGCAGCCCCGGGGTGCGCCGTCTGGCGCCCTCGGCGAGGCCCACGTCGGCCGGGCTCAGACGGGTGCGGCAGCGGCGCAGGAAGTCGGCGAGTTCCGGTCGGTTCACACTCCCCAGGATGCGGCCGGGACGGCCGCCGGACCAGATCCCAGCCAGGGAGCGCCGCTCCCTGGATAAGGAGGTCTCTCCCGGTCACCCGTCCGGCGGCGGCAGGCTCTGACCGGCAGGCCAAGATCAGTACTAATCAGGGGTGAGGAGTACGCCATGAGGATTCTGGTCACCGGGGCGACCGGTCGGGTGGGCCGCAGGTTCGTACCGCGGCTGCTGGCGCGGGCGGCAGGCTCCGACACCGTACGGCTGCTGGTCCGCGACCCGGCGCGGGCCGAGCCGCTGGTCCGGCTGGGCGCGGAGGCGATGACGGGTGAGCTGCGCGAGCCGGCCGACGTCCGCCGGGCGCTCGCCGGTGCGGAGGCGGTGGTGAACCTGGCGGCGTCCTTCCCGGCGCCGGGGGTGCCGGACGAGGAGCTGTGGGCGGTCAACCACGAGGCGGCGCTCGCCCTCGCCCGAGCCGCGCTCGACGCCGGCGCCAGCCGCTTCGTCCAGGCCGGCACCGGCCTGGTGTACGGCGCCGGCCGCGGCAGACCCGCGGCCGGGGACGGCGGGCCGGTTCCCGGGACGCCGGCGTGGGACGCGTACGCGCGGTCCAAGCGCGCCGCCGAGGAGGGGCTGCTGGCGCTGCACCGCGCGTACGGCCTCGACGTCCGGATCGGCCGGCTGACGTACGTCCACGGCGAGGGCGGCCCGCACCCG
Coding sequences within it:
- the hisG gene encoding ATP phosphoribosyltransferase gives rise to the protein MLRIAVPNKGSLSAPAAAMLHEAGYRQRKESKELVMVDAENDVEFFYLRPRDIAIYVSSGRLDIGVTGRDLLLDSGANAEEILKLGFARSTFRYAARPGTAGSVQDLGGMTVATSYEGVVEKHLADNGVDAAVVHLDGAVETAIKLGVAEVIADVVETGTSLRNAGLETFGEPIMESEAVVIRRVGAGAEDTKVQQFLRRLQGVLVARRYVMMDYDIRVEQVERAVALTPGLESPTVSPLHHEGWVAVRAMVPTADAQRIMDELYDLGARAILTTGIHAARL
- a CDS encoding phosphoribosyl-ATP diphosphatase, which gives rise to MANKTFEELFTELQHKAATGDPGTSRTAELVGKGVHAIGKKVVEEAAEVWMAAEYEGAAATAEEISQLLYHVQVMMVARGISLDDVYAHL
- the ribH gene encoding 6,7-dimethyl-8-ribityllumazine synthase, with product MSGKGAPELTVENSGGLRVAVIAAQWHTQVMDGLVDGAVRALRELGIEEPTLLRVPGSFELPVAAKVLAGRGYDAVVALGVIIRGGTPHFEYVSQGVTAGLTQVSVDTGVPVGFGVLTCDTEQQALDRAGLPGSAEDKGHEAVTAAVATAAVLRSAAEPRR
- a CDS encoding bifunctional 3,4-dihydroxy-2-butanone-4-phosphate synthase/GTP cyclohydrolase II; this encodes MSAVTVLQDEHDEHDGREGHDGHDRHDSWYDDTDLVLDPVERAIADIAAGRPVVVVDDENRENEGDLVVAAEKITPQIVAFMMSECRGLVCVPMEPAELDRLELPQMVQANTESMRTAFAVSVDASAAHGVTTGISAADRAATIRLLTEPGAVATDFVRPGHVFPLRARSGGVLARPGHTEAGVDLARLAGLRPAAAIVEIAREDGTMARLPDLFPFARKHGLAIISIEDLIAYRRATEPAASPQTGTTTPPAPAVRREASTALPTVHGDFRAYGYRAADDGVEHVALVAGDIGDGHDVLVRVHSECLTGDVFGSQRCDCGPQLQAALRKVSEAGRGVVLYLRGHEGRGIGLMSKLRAYELQERGRDTLDANLELGLPADARDYGAAASILADLGVRSLRLMTNNPAKTGALIRYGLDVRGSEPMPVTPGEHNLRYLRTKRDRMGHDLPWLDPAGR
- a CDS encoding riboflavin synthase is translated as MFTGIVEELGEITAVENLGDASRFTVRGPVVTEDAKHGDSIAVNGVCLTVVEYEDGAFTADVMAETLNRSSLGALVPGSRVNLERPMALGGRLGGHLVQGHVDGTGTVLERVPAEHWEIVRIALPAGLARYVVEKGSITVDGISLTVVDAAADHFTVSLIPTTLALTTLGIKQPGDPVNLEVDVIAKYVERMLLPDPDAADGAGAR
- the ribD gene encoding bifunctional diaminohydroxyphosphoribosylaminopyrimidine deaminase/5-amino-6-(5-phosphoribosylamino)uracil reductase RibD, with product MATATETDAMYRAVALSARALGATAPNPVVGCVILDPSGAVAGEGWHRRAGGPHAEVHALLAAGERARGGTALVTLEPCNHTGRTGPCAQALIAAGLARVVYAVADPSPVAAGGGQTLRAAGVDVASGLLAAEAEAVNTAWLTAVRKGRPHVRWKYAATLDGRIAAADGSSRWITSPQARADVHRLRAESDAVVVGSGTLLADDPHLAVRGVDGAVQPLRVVVDTRARTTLGARVLDDAAPTLIAVAEDADTAHLPGVDTVRLPPGDDGGLRIPALLAELHRRGVRSVLLEGGPTLAGAFVAAGAVDAVTGYLAPALLGSGRAALGRAGIRTIADALRLDVTDVVRLGPDLRVTAVPTATQES
- a CDS encoding ROK family transcriptional regulator, which translates into the protein MTVTRAHPGRNASPRTARAINDRLALRLLQEEGPLTAGQLKELTGMSRPSVADLVERLQESGLIEVVGEAGEARRGPNARVYGIVAGRAYVAGLDVRIESIGVEIADLLGRPAARAVLPVTEDAAPERIVEDGIALLQDTARKAGAAAGLHTVVFGAPGLVDPVTGRLSSSGALPAWHGDLVDEVRKRLGVPVLLENEVNLAAVAEQRSRPAGEPDTFVLLWIGGGVGAGVVLDGRLRRGVSGGAGEVGFLPLSLTGELPTATDCDNGYHGLVGSRAVCALARAHGFAAGAAGDAAAAGEAVRAAVAAGPAGRPFLAELAARIAVGAAAICAVLDPGRVVLAGEVGQGGGPLLAALVDEQLARLSPLRTTVLTTAVEGMAILRGAVVTALDAAQEVLFAPAG
- a CDS encoding MFS transporter, translating into MQSADATGRAPASARRAHVTIAMAFAVHGAASGTFATRIPWIKDHLHLSAGQLGLALVCPAIGSSLLMPLAGRLMHRFGSRAALRLLLGLWCVVLPLPALAPGLPWLCLALLVFGASAGMTDVVMNALGVAVEERKGRSIMSGLHGMWSLGTLVGAGIGVPATHADLDARVHLGAVAALLLAVALLVCRAAPDVRPAADEKAPPRFALPPRAALVIGGIGFCGTFAEGGSSDWCAVYLRDVTHASAATAALAYACFSAAMVTTRLLGDLAVRRLGPVATLRAGGVVATAGGTLVVLSDAPVTAIAGFALLGIGVSTVVPLCFAAAGRRGPVPSQAIAGVATVTYTSGLIAPAAIGGIAGASSLTASFTLVTVLALGLVLGAGVVRAPATAVAGSPAPAALPSPTSVD
- a CDS encoding helix-turn-helix domain-containing protein; this encodes MNRPELADFLRRCRTRLSPADVGLAEGARRRTPGLRREEVAQLAGMSVDYYTRLEQGRGSRPSRQMLAAIARALRLSVDERNHLFHLSGEEPPREAVGSGYVRPGLLLVLDRLHDTPAQVITDFGDILAQNLMAAALFGDISARPPLARNIIRRMFTEPQTLALYPAEDHERLARNHVAGLRALLAARPDDPRPAALAAELRAASPLFARLWEDHQVAVWRTDVKRVLHPVVGELVLDCEVLLSADHDQRLVVHSARPGTESHERLRLLHVVGLQNLAVG
- a CDS encoding NAD-dependent epimerase/dehydratase family protein — protein: MRILVTGATGRVGRRFVPRLLARAAGSDTVRLLVRDPARAEPLVRLGAEAMTGELREPADVRRALAGAEAVVNLAASFPAPGVPDEELWAVNHEAALALARAALDAGASRFVQAGTGLVYGAGRGRPAAGDGGPVPGTPAWDAYARSKRAAEEGLLALHRAYGLDVRIGRLTYVHGEGGPHPAAALHRAAGRPDRRRTASIRHADVPQGLLRLLYAPGIGGRAYDLADHAPATAVEPYRLSGAGIPAGPWDGVVSAVRVGGAPGPRPRYPWARAVGDAGVR